Proteins from a genomic interval of Salinarchaeum sp. Harcht-Bsk1:
- a CDS encoding type 1 glutamine amidotransferase domain-containing protein, whose product MPSALFVVSEHGYWGEECVEPLETLTEAGVEITVATPTGGAPEPDERSVDPDNVGEEQADHVTEVAKNDERLRNPVQITEVSAADFDAVVFPGGHGTEWDVNQDRHARTLLRDAVVGEDGKALVVCHAAGLLAFTRDADGEFLVDGRSVTGFPNDWEEGIVDDQDLMPDGRKLPYWVEDEVKAAGGDWDAELDQDTSVRVDGDLVTARGPSSSSRAAQTLLDELGIEQAA is encoded by the coding sequence ATGCCATCAGCACTGTTCGTCGTGAGCGAGCACGGCTACTGGGGCGAGGAGTGCGTCGAACCGCTCGAGACGCTCACCGAGGCGGGCGTCGAGATCACCGTCGCGACGCCGACTGGCGGCGCACCGGAGCCCGACGAGAGGTCCGTCGATCCGGACAACGTCGGCGAGGAGCAGGCCGACCACGTGACGGAGGTCGCGAAGAACGACGAGCGGCTTCGGAACCCCGTCCAGATTACCGAGGTATCGGCGGCGGACTTCGACGCCGTCGTGTTCCCCGGCGGCCACGGCACGGAGTGGGACGTGAACCAGGACAGGCACGCTCGAACGCTCCTCCGCGACGCGGTCGTGGGCGAGGACGGCAAAGCGCTCGTCGTCTGCCACGCCGCCGGTCTCCTGGCGTTCACCCGCGACGCCGACGGCGAGTTTCTGGTCGACGGCCGCTCCGTCACCGGCTTCCCCAACGACTGGGAGGAGGGCATCGTCGACGACCAGGACCTGATGCCCGACGGACGGAAGCTGCCCTACTGGGTCGAGGACGAGGTCAAAGCCGCCGGTGGCGACTGGGACGCCGAACTCGACCAGGACACCTCGGTGCGGGTGGACGGCGATCTGGTCACCGCTCGCGGTCCGAGTTCCTCGTCCCGGGCCGCTCAGACGCTGCTCGACGAACTCGGCATCGAGCAGGCCGCCTGA
- a CDS encoding FAD-dependent oxidoreductase, whose translation MSDAARIETDVCVIGAGPAGLTCALYTARAGLDTVVVDGGPSILARNAHLENVPGFPGGVDAREFLAATRTQVEDTGGRFVDGFVDGVTRAEGDDRLVATTADRTVIADSLVAASWKDCSYLEGFPVETTERGTKTFLEVDDSGRTGVDGIYATGRIGGKAHQTVVVAGHGAEVGIAVIHDADVPFYHDWVTPAGYFSDRDRDVPPGCEEIDEAERRERLAASREHRRQLLDGQPESPATHPSLRNDGED comes from the coding sequence ATGAGTGATGCCGCACGAATCGAGACCGACGTCTGCGTGATCGGGGCCGGCCCCGCCGGCCTCACCTGCGCACTCTACACCGCGCGTGCAGGGCTCGACACTGTCGTAGTCGACGGTGGACCGTCGATCCTCGCGCGGAACGCACACCTCGAGAACGTCCCCGGCTTTCCGGGCGGCGTCGATGCGAGGGAATTCCTGGCTGCCACGCGGACGCAGGTCGAGGACACCGGGGGACGGTTCGTCGACGGATTCGTCGACGGAGTGACCCGAGCGGAGGGCGACGATCGCCTCGTCGCGACCACCGCAGATCGCACGGTGATCGCGGACAGTCTGGTCGCCGCCTCCTGGAAAGATTGCTCCTATCTAGAGGGGTTCCCCGTCGAGACGACCGAGCGAGGGACCAAGACGTTCCTCGAGGTCGACGACTCGGGTCGCACTGGCGTAGACGGGATCTACGCCACCGGTCGGATCGGCGGGAAAGCCCACCAGACCGTCGTCGTCGCAGGACACGGTGCAGAGGTCGGGATCGCAGTGATCCACGACGCGGACGTTCCCTTCTACCACGACTGGGTCACGCCAGCGGGGTACTTCTCCGATCGCGACCGCGACGTTCCGCCAGGCTGTGAGGAAATCGACGAGGCAGAGCGACGAGAGCGCCTCGCCGCGAGCCGAGAGCACCGACGGCAGTTGCTGGACGGCCAGCCCGAATCGCCAGCGACGCACCCGAGTTTGCGCAACGACGGCGAGGACTGA
- a CDS encoding mRNA surveillance protein pelota, which translates to MRIQDRYRVEGGAERITLVPDSLDDLWHLQYVVEPGDRVAGDTTRRITRDDEQLRDTGGEREHLWVEIAVDTVEFHKFANRLRIGGEIADCSREDQLGLHHTLNVEIHDEIEIEKHFAPDQIERIEEAEEATDQPDVAIATVEEGEAAVYTVEAYGTEERATITSTTGKGEFARDRDELFAELATVLGRMDADAIVLAGPGFTKQDALRYVEENDAELADRIRTVDTSAGGDRGVHEVLKRGAVDELREETRIAEEAELIDELTARIGSDEPVAYGPDAVAEATEFGAVETLLVLDDRLRVERAGEGEWSIDADHVVERVEQQGGDVVVFSGEFDPGQQLANLGGIAALLRYRID; encoded by the coding sequence ATGCGAATCCAGGACCGATACCGGGTCGAGGGCGGTGCCGAGCGAATCACGCTCGTCCCGGACAGCCTGGACGACCTCTGGCACCTCCAGTACGTCGTCGAACCCGGCGATCGCGTCGCCGGCGACACGACCCGCCGGATCACGCGCGACGACGAACAACTCCGCGACACCGGCGGCGAACGCGAGCACCTCTGGGTCGAGATCGCGGTCGACACCGTCGAGTTCCACAAGTTCGCGAACCGCCTCAGGATCGGCGGCGAGATCGCCGACTGCTCCAGGGAAGACCAACTCGGCCTCCACCACACGCTCAACGTCGAGATTCACGACGAGATCGAGATCGAGAAGCACTTCGCCCCGGACCAGATCGAGCGCATCGAGGAAGCCGAGGAGGCCACCGACCAGCCCGACGTCGCAATCGCGACCGTCGAGGAGGGCGAGGCCGCCGTTTACACCGTCGAGGCCTACGGCACCGAAGAGCGCGCGACGATCACGTCGACGACTGGCAAGGGCGAGTTCGCCCGCGATCGCGACGAACTGTTCGCGGAACTCGCGACCGTCCTCGGCCGCATGGACGCCGACGCGATCGTGCTCGCCGGCCCCGGTTTCACGAAGCAGGACGCACTGAGGTACGTCGAGGAGAACGACGCCGAACTCGCCGACCGCATCCGAACGGTGGACACCAGCGCCGGTGGCGACCGGGGGGTCCACGAGGTGCTCAAGCGCGGCGCGGTCGACGAACTCCGGGAGGAAACGAGAATCGCGGAGGAAGCGGAGCTGATCGACGAGTTGACCGCCAGGATCGGCAGCGACGAACCGGTCGCGTACGGTCCAGACGCAGTCGCCGAGGCGACGGAGTTCGGCGCGGTCGAGACGCTGCTGGTGCTCGACGATCGCTTGCGGGTCGAGCGCGCCGGCGAGGGCGAGTGGTCGATCGACGCCGACCACGTCGTCGAACGCGTGGAGCAACAGGGCGGCGACGTGGTGGTCTTCTCCGGTGAGTTCGATCCGGGGCAGCAGCTCGCGAATCTCGGTGGCATCGCCGCACTCCTGCGCTACCGGATCGACTGA
- a CDS encoding MBL fold metallo-hydrolase codes for MRVTFLGTGSAMPTGDRFQTGIVVEDGGERLLVDCGSGVLHRLQSDGPGYEAIDTVLLTHHHLDHVADLMPLIKARWLAGEEALTVAGPEGTEDLLEGLFDVHEYMQDRIDLTVRELDAGSATVGGFDVEARWTEHSLPCLAYRFDDRFAFSGDSEAFEALAEFLDGTAVVAHDCSFPDDVDVSNHATPAELGATLASADVDVGRIYLTHRYPHTDGREEEMLASLTEQYDVDARMAQDGLSVTIDQQ; via the coding sequence ATGCGTGTCACCTTCCTCGGAACTGGTAGCGCGATGCCCACCGGCGATCGCTTCCAGACCGGCATCGTCGTGGAAGACGGCGGCGAACGTCTCCTCGTCGACTGCGGGAGCGGCGTCCTCCATCGCCTGCAGTCGGATGGGCCGGGCTACGAGGCCATCGACACCGTCCTCCTCACGCACCACCACCTCGACCACGTCGCCGACCTCATGCCGCTGATCAAGGCACGCTGGCTCGCCGGCGAGGAAGCACTGACCGTGGCCGGACCCGAGGGGACGGAGGACCTGCTCGAGGGGCTCTTCGACGTCCACGAGTACATGCAGGACCGAATCGACCTGACCGTCCGGGAACTCGACGCCGGGTCCGCGACGGTCGGGGGTTTCGATGTCGAAGCGCGATGGACCGAACACTCCCTCCCCTGCCTGGCCTACCGGTTCGACGATCGCTTCGCCTTCAGCGGCGATTCCGAAGCGTTCGAGGCACTCGCCGAGTTCCTGGACGGCACGGCCGTCGTCGCGCACGACTGCTCGTTCCCCGACGACGTCGACGTGTCGAACCACGCGACTCCGGCCGAACTCGGCGCGACGCTGGCCTCGGCCGACGTCGACGTCGGTCGAATCTACCTCACGCACCGCTATCCCCACACGGACGGACGCGAGGAGGAGATGCTCGCGTCGCTCACCGAGCAGTACGACGTCGACGCACGGATGGCACAGGACGGGCTCTCGGTGACGATCGACCAGCAGTAA
- a CDS encoding 5,10-methylenetetrahydromethanopterin reductase: MTRQRVGHAGIELTPEHPIDEVADLASHAETAGYDAVFVANHYFNRDPFAALIRIASVTDEIGVGTAGANPYDTHPVTLASRLATLQEASDGRAIFGVGPGDASALNSLGIDRERPLRRVLETLQVARQLWDGERVSHDGTFSTSDAGLEYDVERPPAYVAAQGPHMLRMGAKYGDGLLVNAAHPRDLSWATDRVAEGRAERDDGVDPEVLAYASVSIDENHDEARSLARRPVAFIAAGASPHVLDRHGLDSDRAEQIGQALERGAFHEAFDAVTPAMIDALSVAGSPEDVTERLAAIDDVVDGIVVGSPLGPDLRTAIDLAAEAIEQATQ, from the coding sequence GTGACCCGGCAACGCGTCGGTCACGCCGGGATCGAACTGACGCCGGAACATCCCATCGACGAGGTGGCCGACCTCGCGAGTCACGCCGAAACGGCTGGCTACGACGCCGTCTTCGTCGCCAACCACTACTTCAATCGGGATCCGTTCGCCGCGCTCATCCGGATCGCCAGCGTGACAGACGAAATCGGCGTCGGGACCGCGGGAGCGAACCCCTACGACACGCATCCAGTCACGCTCGCCTCGCGACTGGCCACGCTCCAGGAAGCCAGCGACGGTCGAGCGATCTTCGGGGTCGGGCCCGGCGACGCCTCCGCACTAAATTCGCTGGGAATCGACCGCGAACGGCCGCTGCGACGGGTCCTCGAGACGCTCCAGGTCGCACGTCAGCTGTGGGACGGAGAGCGCGTCAGCCACGACGGCACGTTCAGTACCAGCGACGCTGGTCTCGAGTACGACGTCGAGCGCCCTCCGGCGTACGTCGCCGCGCAGGGACCGCACATGCTGCGGATGGGTGCGAAGTACGGCGACGGGCTGCTCGTGAACGCCGCCCACCCGCGAGACCTGTCCTGGGCCACAGATCGCGTCGCCGAAGGCCGAGCGGAGCGAGACGACGGCGTGGATCCGGAGGTGCTGGCCTACGCGAGCGTTTCGATCGACGAGAATCACGACGAGGCACGCTCCCTCGCCCGTCGACCGGTTGCGTTCATCGCGGCCGGGGCGTCCCCGCACGTGCTCGATCGACACGGCCTCGATAGCGATCGTGCCGAGCAAATCGGGCAAGCACTCGAACGCGGCGCCTTCCACGAGGCCTTCGACGCCGTGACGCCGGCGATGATCGACGCACTGTCCGTCGCCGGCTCTCCGGAGGACGTGACGGAACGACTCGCAGCGATCGACGACGTGGTCGACGGTATCGTCGTCGGATCGCCCCTCGGTCCCGACCTGCGAACGGCGATCGATCTCGCCGCCGAGGCCATCGAGCAAGCTACCCAGTGA
- a CDS encoding coenzyme F420-0:L-glutamate ligase, whose translation MHCLAVEGLPEVRPGDDLASLIEERCTLHDDDVVCVASTVVSKAEGRAFDLSAFPASERARSIAARLEAISGDEKDPRFAQAVLEESETLVMEAPFLLAATRFGHVAPNAGVDRSNVPDSDLLLLPDDPMASAERIRSNLDADASVVVTDTCGRPFRHGQTGVAIGYAGIPATRDWRGETDRDGHELEVTNESIVDELAATANLLTGEGDDGVPVVVIREFEFGDHEGSEHLFRDASEDLVREALQEWTFSDASDAGSATEGSQ comes from the coding sequence ATGCACTGTCTCGCTGTCGAGGGGTTGCCGGAGGTTCGCCCCGGGGACGACCTCGCGTCGCTGATCGAGGAGCGCTGTACGCTCCACGACGACGACGTCGTCTGCGTCGCGAGCACCGTCGTCTCGAAGGCCGAAGGTCGGGCCTTCGATCTCTCGGCGTTCCCCGCCAGCGAGCGGGCGCGTTCGATCGCTGCGCGACTCGAGGCAATTTCCGGTGACGAGAAGGACCCCCGGTTCGCCCAGGCGGTTCTCGAGGAGAGCGAGACGCTCGTGATGGAAGCCCCGTTCCTGCTCGCAGCGACGCGCTTTGGACACGTCGCACCCAACGCAGGCGTAGATCGGTCGAACGTCCCCGACTCGGACCTGTTGCTCCTCCCGGATGATCCGATGGCCAGCGCGGAGCGAATCCGCTCCAATCTCGACGCGGACGCGTCCGTCGTCGTGACGGACACCTGCGGGCGGCCGTTCCGGCACGGCCAGACGGGCGTCGCCATCGGGTACGCGGGGATCCCGGCCACGCGAGACTGGCGCGGGGAGACAGATCGCGACGGCCACGAACTCGAAGTGACCAACGAGTCGATCGTCGACGAACTCGCGGCTACCGCGAACCTCCTGACCGGCGAGGGCGACGACGGCGTGCCGGTCGTGGTGATCCGTGAATTCGAGTTCGGCGACCACGAGGGGAGCGAGCACCTCTTCCGAGACGCGAGCGAGGACCTCGTCCGAGAGGCCCTGCAGGAGTGGACGTTCTCCGACGCGAGCGACGCCGGATCGGCCACGGAGGGATCCCAGTGA
- a CDS encoding sensor histidine kinase KdpD, which produces MSDAGSDGRQYSDRSLAFGASAALFEYAPQPMAAVQGSETPSIQVVNRSYLEQFDGRRVDERDARSFRRRTALSDPERAVVRTAASGSVGCDTVAKRTADGHRQFQVRAIPAPRSDVTAYLQYRDVTARQIRDQQLAVLRRVLRHDLRNDLTVMLGYAQSIAESSDDPESRRDAETIVEAARDLRTVADSAGRMQCVTAPARSKSLREIATTVRRSIVPAFSGRFDVDGTIPPITVDNRIEVALEELCQTVEEHGDATTLELAADEGDDWATITLETNGTLCEQERSALEGRDETQLRHATGIAPWIARWAVRAAGGRLRLDRLDGGGCRIVILVPTIDPATESTTRSASWSDD; this is translated from the coding sequence ATGAGTGACGCCGGCAGCGACGGGCGTCAGTACAGCGACCGGTCGCTCGCATTCGGAGCGTCTGCAGCGCTCTTCGAGTACGCACCCCAGCCGATGGCAGCCGTTCAGGGATCCGAGACGCCCAGTATCCAGGTCGTGAACCGTTCGTACCTCGAGCAGTTCGACGGCCGCCGCGTGGACGAGCGGGATGCACGTAGCTTTCGGCGTCGAACTGCGCTGTCCGACCCGGAGCGAGCCGTCGTCCGCACGGCCGCGTCGGGTTCGGTCGGCTGCGATACGGTGGCCAAGCGAACCGCAGACGGCCACCGGCAGTTCCAGGTCCGGGCGATCCCGGCACCCCGGTCCGACGTCACCGCTTACCTCCAGTACCGCGACGTTACTGCCCGGCAGATTCGGGATCAGCAGCTCGCGGTCCTCCGCCGCGTCCTCAGACACGACCTCCGAAACGACCTGACGGTGATGCTGGGCTACGCCCAGTCCATCGCGGAGTCCTCGGACGATCCCGAGTCACGTCGAGACGCCGAGACCATCGTCGAGGCCGCGAGAGACCTTCGAACCGTTGCAGACTCGGCGGGTCGAATGCAGTGCGTGACTGCGCCCGCCCGCTCCAAATCACTCCGGGAGATTGCGACGACCGTTCGACGGTCGATCGTACCCGCCTTCTCTGGCAGGTTCGACGTCGACGGTACGATCCCCCCTATCACGGTGGACAATCGGATCGAAGTCGCACTCGAGGAACTCTGTCAAACTGTCGAGGAGCACGGCGACGCGACGACGCTCGAGCTAGCCGCCGATGAAGGCGACGACTGGGCCACGATCACGCTCGAAACGAACGGCACGCTCTGTGAACAGGAGCGATCGGCGCTTGAGGGTCGTGACGAGACGCAGCTTCGGCACGCGACCGGGATCGCTCCCTGGATAGCCCGCTGGGCCGTCCGTGCAGCCGGTGGACGGCTCAGGCTCGACCGCCTCGACGGAGGTGGCTGTCGGATCGTGATTCTCGTCCCGACGATCGATCCCGCAACAGAGAGCACGACCCGATCGGCGAGCTGGAGCGACGACTGA